In Synergistaceae bacterium, one genomic interval encodes:
- the aroB gene encoding 3-dehydroquinate synthase: MIETKRESYPVYIGSGLLEKVGSLVAKRIPLSKAIVITDDKVANLYLDKVVSSIESSDCEILTHTIPSGESSKNIEEYLKIIDLLSEEQFSGSDAVIALGGGVVGDIAGFAAATYLRGVRFVQIPTTLLAAVDSSVGGKTAINLPSGKNQLGSFYQPDLVICDTGTLKTLSKEIFEDGCAEVIKYGIIADKELFEMFKEPLMPQIEEIIERCLKIKGSLVLEDEFDQGVRHFLNYGHTFGHAIEKCSSYQISHGRAVGIGMVLAAKVALSEGLCSKDTKDKIEEMIISFGLPVTTNFNDKELYDAMISDKKRRSEFITLVLPKEIGECLLQKVKVAELPRLVKLALSDGSVR, encoded by the coding sequence ATAATAGAGACCAAAAGAGAAAGCTATCCTGTTTATATTGGAAGTGGACTGTTAGAAAAAGTAGGAAGCCTTGTAGCAAAGAGAATTCCACTTTCTAAAGCTATTGTCATTACAGATGACAAAGTGGCGAATCTGTATTTGGACAAAGTAGTGAGTTCTATTGAGAGCAGTGATTGTGAAATTTTAACTCACACAATCCCGAGCGGAGAGAGTTCCAAAAACATAGAAGAATACTTGAAGATTATAGATTTATTGTCAGAAGAACAGTTCTCCGGCAGCGATGCTGTTATCGCACTTGGTGGAGGAGTAGTGGGAGATATTGCAGGATTTGCAGCTGCTACATATCTCCGAGGAGTACGCTTTGTTCAGATACCAACAACATTGTTGGCAGCAGTGGATTCTTCTGTCGGAGGAAAAACTGCAATAAATTTGCCGTCCGGAAAGAATCAACTTGGAAGTTTCTACCAGCCCGATCTGGTCATATGTGATACGGGAACATTAAAGACTCTTTCGAAAGAGATTTTTGAAGATGGTTGCGCAGAAGTAATAAAGTACGGAATAATCGCAGACAAAGAGCTTTTTGAAATGTTTAAAGAGCCACTGATGCCACAAATAGAGGAGATAATTGAACGCTGTCTAAAGATAAAAGGTTCTCTCGTTTTGGAAGATGAATTCGACCAGGGAGTTCGGCACTTCTTAAACTACGGCCATACATTTGGCCATGCAATAGAGAAATGCTCTTCCTATCAAATCTCTCATGGCAGAGCTGTTGGAATAGGGATGGTGCTGGCTGCAAAAGTTGCTCTTTCGGAGGGGCTCTGCAGTAAAGATACAAAAGATAAAATAGAAGAGATGATAATTTCTTTTGGTTTGCCTGTTACGACCAATTTTAATGATAAAGAGTTGTATGATGCGATGATTTCAGATAAGAAAAGAAGAAGCGAATTTATTACACTTGTTTTGCCGAAAGAGATAGGAGAGTGCCTGTTGCAGAAGGTTAAAGTGGCAGAGTTGCCCCGTTTGGTTAAATTGGCTTTAAGTGACGGTAGTGTTCGATGA
- the aroF gene encoding 3-deoxy-7-phosphoheptulonate synthase: MIVVLKEGTTEQQRKSLCDWFRSMGLEVHISEGEYKTIIGLIGETSKVDIDMVESLNIIETVKRITEPFKNANRKFHADDSVVDIMGRKIGGGNFQIIAGPCSVESRDQIISVAEDVKKSGASFLRGGAFKPRTSPYDFQGLKAEGLELLFEARKKTGLPIVSEIMNVKDLDLFEDVDVLQVGARNMQNFDLLKELGKTKKPVLIKRGLANTLKELLMSAEYVMSEGNENVILCERGIRTYETFTRNTLDLSAIPALHELTHLPVVVDPSHATGLARLVEPMAMAAVAAGADGLLIEVHNDPQNALCDGAQSLTPGQFDSLVKKVNRIREAIAS; encoded by the coding sequence ATGATTGTAGTTTTAAAAGAGGGGACAACAGAACAGCAGAGAAAAAGCCTTTGTGATTGGTTTAGATCTATGGGGTTGGAAGTTCATATTTCCGAGGGAGAGTACAAGACTATAATCGGCTTGATAGGGGAGACTAGCAAGGTCGATATAGACATGGTTGAAAGCTTAAACATAATAGAAACGGTAAAAAGAATAACTGAGCCATTCAAAAATGCCAATAGAAAATTCCACGCGGATGATTCTGTAGTAGATATTATGGGAAGAAAGATTGGAGGAGGCAACTTCCAAATCATTGCAGGTCCCTGTTCTGTTGAGTCACGAGATCAGATTATTTCAGTTGCTGAGGATGTAAAGAAGTCGGGAGCATCGTTTTTAAGGGGAGGAGCTTTTAAGCCGAGAACTTCTCCTTATGACTTCCAAGGTCTAAAAGCAGAGGGGCTGGAACTTCTCTTTGAGGCTCGTAAAAAGACGGGGCTCCCTATCGTTTCAGAAATAATGAACGTCAAAGATTTGGATTTGTTTGAAGATGTAGACGTTTTACAGGTCGGAGCTCGCAATATGCAGAATTTTGACCTTCTTAAAGAGTTGGGGAAAACGAAAAAACCGGTATTAATTAAAAGAGGTTTAGCAAATACATTGAAAGAACTTTTAATGAGTGCGGAGTACGTAATGTCTGAAGGAAATGAAAATGTAATACTTTGTGAGCGCGGGATAAGAACATATGAGACTTTCACGAGAAACACGTTAGATCTTTCTGCGATCCCTGCTCTGCATGAGCTTACTCATCTGCCAGTGGTTGTAGACCCAAGCCATGCGACTGGATTGGCAAGACTTGTCGAGCCGATGGCAATGGCCGCAGTGGCAGCAGGTGCAGACGGCCTACTTATAGAGGTTCACAACGATCCTCAGAATGCATTGTGTGACGGAGCACAATCTTTGACACCGGGACAGTTCGACAGTCTTGTCAAAAAGGTGAATAGGATAAGGGAGGCCATTGCATCATGA
- a CDS encoding prephenate dehydrogenase: MKIGIVGLGLIGGSLAKAYKKNSDNCVLGFDKHTSIVDFAKIYGAVDEHLTEDNIGEGDAILIAINPKDTVEFLNEHGSKISEKTLVIDCCGTKRTVCEEGFKLANEYGFTFVGGHPMAGTHKSGFSNSSAEMFEGAPMVLVPQVFDDILLLDRIKKVLHPIGFGSLHVATAEKHDSVIAFTSQLAHVVSNAFIKSPTALEHKGVSAGSYKDLTRVAWLDSGMWADLFISNRDNLLRELDTIIDSLSEYREALNNNSFEELRELLEDGKKAKEVVDGQ, translated from the coding sequence ATGAAGATAGGAATAGTTGGTCTTGGCTTAATCGGTGGCTCTTTGGCTAAGGCTTACAAGAAAAACTCAGATAACTGCGTTCTTGGTTTCGATAAACACACTTCTATAGTTGATTTTGCAAAAATTTACGGTGCAGTGGACGAACATTTAACCGAAGATAATATAGGAGAGGGGGATGCTATTTTAATAGCGATAAATCCAAAGGACACAGTTGAGTTTTTGAATGAACATGGGAGCAAGATATCAGAAAAAACTTTGGTTATAGACTGTTGCGGGACGAAACGTACTGTTTGTGAAGAGGGGTTTAAACTTGCAAATGAGTATGGATTTACCTTTGTCGGAGGACACCCAATGGCTGGAACGCACAAATCCGGTTTTTCCAACAGCAGTGCAGAAATGTTTGAAGGTGCACCGATGGTTCTTGTACCTCAAGTTTTTGATGACATACTGCTTTTGGACAGAATAAAAAAGGTGCTTCATCCGATTGGATTTGGATCATTGCACGTGGCAACGGCAGAGAAACATGATTCTGTCATAGCTTTTACTTCGCAACTTGCTCATGTTGTGTCAAATGCTTTTATTAAAAGTCCTACGGCATTAGAGCATAAAGGCGTATCCGCCGGAAGCTATAAAGACCTTACTCGCGTTGCATGGCTGGATTCGGGGATGTGGGCCGACTTATTTATTTCTAACAGAGATAATTTATTAAGGGAATTGGATACGATAATAGACTCTCTATCTGAGTACAGAGAAGCATTGAATAACAATAGTTTTGAAGAGCTTAGAGAGCTGTTAGAAGATGGTAAAAAAGCCAAGGAGGTCGTTGACGGACAGTGA
- the aroA gene encoding 3-phosphoshikimate 1-carboxyvinyltransferase produces MKVIVSPSQIKGEVKAIPSKSYAHRQLICSAFANRDTKIHCDSLSEDITATMNCLRSLGAVVHFENGVITVSPIKTPVKNARLDCGESGSTYRFLVPVVAALGCGATFVLGGRLPERPMEHLWETLEKHGVEISGKESAEVSISGVLSEGVYSLPGNISSQFISGFLLALPLLGNASSLEVTGHLESSGYLDITIDVLSYFGAEMEEYENRYTFVGNKGYFSPGSLITEGDWSNSTFWFCGAAASKNIMSCSNLNLESSQGDIAVMEVLKGMGAKIKINKSKVTVEPSCLKGIEIDASEIPDLIPALAVAACSAEGETFIYNAGRLRMKESDRLFSIAETLTSLGADVSEGKDSLTIRGGKKLKGGKVFSHGDHRIVMMSAMASLISEEEIIIESAEAVNKSYPNFFDDLASLGAVIRKETL; encoded by the coding sequence ATGAAAGTTATAGTCTCGCCTTCTCAAATAAAAGGAGAGGTTAAGGCGATACCCTCCAAATCTTATGCGCACAGACAGCTAATCTGTTCTGCTTTTGCAAACAGGGACACAAAGATACATTGTGACTCCCTGTCCGAAGACATTACAGCAACAATGAATTGCCTAAGATCACTGGGAGCCGTAGTTCATTTCGAGAATGGGGTAATTACTGTCTCTCCAATAAAGACTCCCGTAAAAAATGCGCGGCTTGACTGCGGAGAGAGCGGTTCAACATATAGATTTTTGGTCCCGGTAGTGGCGGCTCTAGGCTGTGGAGCAACTTTCGTGTTGGGTGGAAGATTGCCTGAAAGACCGATGGAGCATCTCTGGGAGACTCTTGAAAAGCATGGTGTGGAGATATCCGGAAAGGAATCAGCAGAAGTGTCCATATCCGGGGTTCTCTCAGAAGGAGTTTATTCTCTCCCAGGAAATATAAGTTCACAATTTATTAGCGGCTTTTTATTGGCACTGCCACTGCTTGGAAATGCAAGCTCACTTGAAGTGACAGGGCATCTGGAATCTTCAGGGTATCTGGACATAACTATTGATGTGCTCAGCTATTTCGGAGCAGAGATGGAAGAATATGAAAATCGCTACACTTTTGTCGGGAATAAAGGATATTTCTCTCCCGGGAGCTTGATTACAGAAGGAGATTGGTCCAATTCCACATTTTGGTTTTGCGGAGCAGCCGCCTCAAAAAATATAATGAGCTGCAGCAATCTGAATTTAGAGTCCTCTCAGGGGGATATTGCAGTAATGGAAGTTCTTAAAGGGATGGGTGCAAAAATAAAGATTAATAAGTCTAAAGTAACAGTAGAACCCTCATGCTTGAAAGGAATTGAAATAGATGCATCTGAAATACCTGACCTTATTCCGGCTTTAGCCGTAGCTGCCTGTTCTGCAGAGGGGGAGACCTTTATATACAATGCAGGAAGGCTCCGTATGAAGGAGAGCGACAGGCTGTTTTCAATTGCAGAAACTTTAACATCATTGGGAGCAGATGTAAGCGAAGGAAAGGATTCTTTGACAATCAGGGGTGGTAAGAAATTAAAAGGGGGAAAGGTCTTCTCACACGGAGACCATAGGATAGTTATGATGTCGGCCATGGCTTCTCTAATTTCTGAAGAAGAAATTATAATAGAGAGTGCAGAAGCAGTGAACAAATCTTACCCAAATTTTTTCGATGATCTAGCTTCGTTGGGCGCTGTGATCAGGAAGGAGACGTTATGA
- the aroC gene encoding chorismate synthase, with the protein MSSTFGKNIRISIFGQSHSDSIGVVMDGLPAGHKIDFEELMDFMSRRAPGRDEYSTPRFEEDAPEVLSGLKDDVLCGAPLAMIIKNKNIRPSDYSDIQSKARPGHADYTSWLKYGDARDHTGGGHFSGRLTAPLCIAGGIILQLLAEEEVYVGAHINEISTVRGERFDPIKIRVNDFNAIRKRDFPVHDIRAGELMKREIESAKQDLDSVGGVIECAVLGFPAGVGSPMFNGLENDLSAALFAIPAVKGIEFGSGFDGSRTRGSANNDPFIIKDGEIETSSNNHGGILGGISSGMPIIFRVAIKPTSSIGIEQKTVDFVNRTESTIAIKGRHDPCIVQRAVPCVEAASAIALYDSLLDFKNTK; encoded by the coding sequence ATGAGTTCTACCTTTGGGAAAAACATTAGAATTTCTATATTTGGACAGTCACACTCAGATAGCATCGGCGTAGTGATGGATGGTCTGCCGGCCGGCCACAAAATAGACTTTGAAGAACTCATGGATTTTATGTCTCGTCGTGCACCGGGCAGAGATGAATACTCAACTCCTCGTTTTGAAGAGGATGCTCCGGAGGTGTTATCAGGGTTGAAAGACGATGTCCTCTGCGGCGCACCCCTTGCTATGATTATAAAAAACAAGAATATAAGACCGTCTGATTATTCGGATATACAAAGTAAAGCAAGGCCTGGACATGCAGACTATACGTCATGGCTGAAATATGGAGATGCTAGAGACCACACAGGAGGGGGACATTTTTCCGGACGTTTGACAGCTCCACTCTGTATTGCGGGGGGAATAATACTTCAACTTCTTGCAGAAGAGGAAGTTTATGTTGGAGCTCATATAAATGAAATCTCAACAGTTAGAGGAGAACGTTTTGACCCGATAAAAATAAGAGTGAATGATTTTAATGCAATAAGAAAAAGAGATTTCCCAGTTCACGATATTCGGGCTGGAGAATTGATGAAAAGGGAGATTGAATCTGCAAAGCAAGATTTAGACTCAGTTGGGGGAGTTATAGAGTGTGCAGTTTTGGGATTCCCAGCCGGAGTTGGTTCTCCTATGTTTAACGGGCTAGAAAACGACTTGTCAGCGGCTCTTTTTGCGATCCCGGCTGTTAAAGGAATTGAGTTTGGCAGTGGCTTTGACGGAAGCAGGACAAGAGGCAGTGCCAATAATGACCCATTTATAATAAAGGATGGGGAGATTGAGACGTCAAGCAACAATCATGGAGGTATTTTGGGAGGTATCAGCTCCGGAATGCCGATTATCTTTAGAGTTGCCATAAAGCCTACTTCATCCATAGGTATCGAGCAGAAAACGGTGGATTTTGTAAATAGAACGGAGTCGACAATAGCTATTAAGGGCAGACATGATCCATGCATAGTACAGAGAGCTGTGCCATGTGTGGAAGCAGCTTCTGCAATAGCACTTTATGATTCCTTATTAGATTTCAAGAATACAAAGTAA